The following proteins are encoded in a genomic region of Lachnospiraceae bacterium KM106-2:
- a CDS encoding phosphocarrier protein of PTS system yields MKTFKYTITDPQGMHARPAGALVKEATAYQSEVKIERDGMQVDAKRIFGIMGLGIKAGQEVVFHISGEDEEEAAAGLESFMKGNL; encoded by the coding sequence ATGAAAACATTTAAGTATACAATTACAGATCCTCAAGGAATGCATGCAAGACCAGCAGGAGCTTTAGTAAAAGAGGCAACTGCCTATCAAAGTGAAGTTAAGATTGAACGGGATGGAATGCAGGTAGATGCTAAGAGAATCTTTGGAATCATGGGATTGGGAATTAAAGCAGGACAGGAGGTCGTATTTCATATTTCCGGTGAGGATGAGGAAGAAGCTGCTGCAGGATTAGAATCATTTATGAAAGGAAACTTATAG
- a CDS encoding sensor histidine kinase: MNAAKFIALLLAGIVQNLLFLRFLSVMWKKKENRVIWYIGIGFCIVLNCTLSVTNVKGVDGLTVITGILPSFLCGEVYEDSKRNRILLSVINIVLLNLCEIFAGMMTSLIFQREVSKIHSSVILFMVGILVSLYLYYCIVSFLIILVHKGQKKLSIPFIIAVLITPISFELVCILLSRFMYQSHDKKLILLSLGAVVLLIIATIFIFIMIDRQTALELEAQKTSFLKIQLKTQKDHYEELYRSQNDARKLYHDMKNSLIAITSMIEKDESHEAEEYITSLTGKVDELIKVVNTGIPALDGILQSKMNYAREIGAKIDYKLLLPEKLYMDEIELAVVIGILLDNAIEASSKLTDKTNKKIMLRINTRFKYLSIEIRNGVNEKVDVHSLETTKDDSLNHGFGLENAKAIVEKYDGDIQLHCDGQIFITQILLTNKCPK, from the coding sequence ATGAATGCAGCCAAGTTTATTGCTCTTCTGCTGGCAGGGATCGTACAGAATTTATTATTTTTAAGATTTTTGTCGGTAATGTGGAAAAAGAAAGAGAATAGAGTAATTTGGTATATTGGTATCGGATTTTGCATTGTTTTGAATTGTACACTGAGTGTAACAAATGTTAAGGGAGTAGATGGGTTAACTGTTATTACTGGTATATTACCATCTTTTTTATGTGGGGAAGTATATGAAGACAGTAAGAGAAATCGAATATTGTTATCTGTAATTAACATTGTTCTGTTAAATTTATGTGAGATTTTTGCAGGAATGATGACGAGTTTGATTTTTCAGAGGGAAGTTTCCAAAATACATTCTTCCGTAATCCTTTTTATGGTAGGAATTTTAGTATCGCTATATTTGTATTATTGTATTGTTTCGTTTTTAATTATTTTAGTACATAAAGGGCAAAAGAAATTATCAATTCCTTTTATTATAGCAGTACTAATTACGCCAATTAGTTTTGAGTTGGTTTGTATTTTGTTATCTAGATTTATGTATCAAAGTCATGATAAAAAGTTGATTTTATTATCGCTTGGTGCGGTTGTACTCTTAATCATTGCCACTATTTTTATCTTTATCATGATCGATCGGCAGACGGCTTTGGAATTAGAAGCACAAAAGACCTCATTTTTAAAGATACAATTGAAGACACAGAAAGATCATTATGAGGAATTATATCGATCGCAGAATGATGCAAGGAAGTTATATCATGATATGAAAAATAGTTTGATCGCTATCACAAGTATGATTGAGAAAGATGAATCTCATGAAGCGGAGGAGTATATAACATCTTTGACTGGTAAGGTGGACGAGTTGATTAAGGTGGTAAATACGGGAATTCCGGCACTGGACGGTATCTTACAGAGCAAGATGAACTATGCAAGAGAGATTGGAGCTAAGATTGATTACAAATTATTATTACCAGAGAAATTATATATGGATGAAATTGAATTGGCAGTTGTAATTGGCATTCTATTGGATAATGCGATTGAGGCCAGCTCTAAGTTGACGGATAAGACTAATAAAAAGATCATGCTTAGAATAAACACCCGTTTTAAATATCTTTCGATTGAGATTCGAAATGGTGTAAATGAAAAAGTGGATGTTCATAGTCTTGAAACGACGAAAGATGACTCGCTAAATCATGGGTTTGGATTGGAAAATGCGAAAGCAATCGTAGAAAAATATGATGGTGATATACAATTACATTGTGATGGCCAAATTTTTATAACACAAATTCTATTAACCAATAAATGCCCTAAATAA
- a CDS encoding two-component response regulator gives MYIGICDDDRKVRIKIKTILAGLRKQWETLEFLEYESGDELLHRIIEEPIPEILFMDVEMKGKNGIETAEILRAQNQDVTIIFVSSYQQYIFKSFYVKAFYFLVKPIDEEELLREFDRAMCEYRDSHIRYEFSYNGRKTKLQVKDIYYISGYYRQLTVFTEAKSYSFDGSLNEVQNDLSMYGFIRVHQGFIVNMRYIKEIGEKKIRLINNIEVDISVRKRGDVKRMYNTFLLGGVR, from the coding sequence ATGTATATTGGAATCTGTGATGATGATCGCAAGGTCCGAATTAAGATAAAAACAATTCTAGCTGGTTTAAGAAAACAATGGGAGACATTAGAATTTCTAGAGTATGAGAGTGGTGATGAACTACTGCATCGTATTATTGAGGAGCCAATTCCAGAAATCTTATTTATGGATGTAGAGATGAAAGGAAAAAATGGTATTGAGACGGCAGAAATTCTTCGTGCGCAGAATCAGGATGTAACCATTATTTTTGTTTCGAGTTATCAACAGTACATATTTAAGTCCTTTTATGTAAAGGCATTTTATTTCCTTGTAAAACCCATTGACGAGGAAGAGTTATTAAGAGAATTTGATCGGGCTATGTGTGAGTATAGGGATAGTCATATTCGATATGAGTTTTCCTATAATGGCAGAAAAACAAAACTTCAGGTAAAGGATATCTATTATATTTCGGGGTACTATCGCCAGTTGACTGTTTTTACAGAAGCAAAGAGCTATTCCTTTGACGGATCTTTGAATGAGGTTCAGAATGATCTAAGTATGTATGGATTTATTCGAGTTCATCAAGGATTCATTGTTAACATGCGATATATTAAAGAAATTGGTGAAAAAAAGATTAGGTTAATTAACAATATTGAAGTAGATATTAGCGTTCGCAAGCGGGGGGATGTAAAGCGGATGTATAATACCTTTTTGCTAGGGGGAGTTAGATGA
- a CDS encoding tRNA(Cytosine32)-2-thiocytidine synthetase, with the protein MERYQEIERSIIKRFRKEVWVPFVRGIKRYELIKEGDKIAVCISGGKDSMLLAKCMQELQRHGQMHFELEFIVMNPGYNEINKQMIIDNAKTLNIPIKMFETDIFDIVADIDQSPCYLCARMRRGYLYKEAKKLGCNKIALGHHFDDVIETILMGMLYGGQVQTMMPKLHSTNHEGMELIRPMYLVKEQEVINWARYNDLHFIQCACRFTEHCTITDNLGGGSKRQEMKQLIKKFRTINPNIEMNIFKSVHNVNLTTLIGYHDNEMEYNFLDDYDERGKKNKE; encoded by the coding sequence ATGGAGAGATATCAAGAGATAGAACGCAGTATCATTAAACGTTTCCGTAAGGAAGTATGGGTTCCATTTGTACGTGGAATCAAACGTTATGAGTTAATTAAAGAAGGGGACAAAATAGCAGTCTGTATTTCAGGTGGTAAAGATTCTATGCTTCTTGCAAAATGTATGCAGGAATTACAACGTCATGGACAAATGCATTTTGAACTTGAGTTTATCGTAATGAACCCAGGATATAATGAAATCAACAAACAAATGATCATCGATAATGCAAAGACATTAAACATTCCGATTAAGATGTTTGAAACTGATATTTTTGATATTGTTGCAGATATTGATCAGTCACCATGTTACTTATGTGCTCGTATGAGACGTGGTTATTTATATAAAGAAGCAAAGAAATTGGGGTGCAATAAGATTGCATTAGGACATCATTTCGATGATGTGATCGAGACGATCCTTATGGGAATGCTATACGGTGGACAAGTTCAGACAATGATGCCAAAACTTCATAGTACGAACCATGAAGGAATGGAATTGATCCGTCCAATGTATCTTGTAAAAGAGCAAGAAGTGATCAACTGGGCGAGATATAATGATCTTCACTTTATTCAATGTGCTTGTCGTTTTACAGAACATTGTACGATCACAGATAACTTAGGCGGTGGATCAAAACGTCAGGAAATGAAACAATTGATCAAGAAGTTCCGTACGATCAATCCAAATATCGAGATGAACATTTTCAAGAGTGTTCATAATGTTAATTTAACGACTTTGATCGGATATCATGATAATGAAATGGAATATAATTTCCTTGATGATTATGACGAACGTGGAAAAAAGAATAAAGAGTAA
- a CDS encoding cysteine desulfurase, producing MIYLDYAANTPVDPIVLDQYIQLTKDYIANPNSTHSLGMKAAERINESTAKIAQLLNVKPEEIIYTSGASESNNLAIKGIVSSYHKNGKHIISTGLEHSSVSGTLTYLQSIGYEIDLVDITRDGTVDMEHLKELLRNDTILVTIGYVDSELGVKQPIEEIGELLKQYPNCHFHTDGTQAAGKIPLNLDNVDCFTCAPHKFFGINGFGLLVKKEGVILEPIIHGGASTTIYRSGTPVLAMAGAMEKAMEIAFREQQSRYDHVKQLNDYLRTQFAAYKLVTINSTKESIPFTLNLSVKGVKSAVFQKSLDDKGIFVSTKSACSVPNTPSRAVYSVSHDRKNALASWRISMSHLTTKEEIDEFLKCFDACYNELT from the coding sequence ATGATTTATTTAGACTATGCAGCCAATACTCCGGTAGACCCTATCGTATTGGATCAATATATACAGCTTACAAAAGACTATATCGCAAATCCGAATTCAACTCATTCATTAGGAATGAAAGCAGCGGAAAGAATTAATGAGTCAACTGCAAAAATAGCCCAACTTCTTAACGTAAAACCAGAAGAAATTATTTATACCTCAGGTGCGAGTGAATCTAATAATCTGGCAATTAAGGGGATTGTGTCAAGTTACCACAAAAATGGAAAGCACATTATTTCTACAGGGTTAGAGCATTCCAGCGTTAGTGGAACATTAACGTATCTTCAAAGTATCGGTTATGAGATCGATCTAGTGGATATCACAAGAGATGGTACGGTAGATATGGAACATTTAAAAGAACTTCTTCGAAATGATACCATCCTTGTAACCATTGGTTATGTTGATAGTGAACTTGGAGTAAAACAACCGATTGAGGAAATTGGAGAACTACTAAAGCAATATCCAAACTGTCATTTCCACACAGATGGAACACAGGCAGCAGGTAAGATCCCTCTTAATCTGGACAACGTAGACTGTTTTACTTGTGCCCCTCATAAATTCTTTGGAATCAATGGATTTGGACTTCTTGTGAAGAAGGAAGGCGTTATTTTAGAACCAATTATTCATGGTGGAGCAAGTACAACGATTTATCGAAGTGGAACCCCCGTACTAGCCATGGCAGGAGCAATGGAAAAGGCCATGGAGATCGCATTTCGCGAACAACAATCTCGTTACGATCATGTAAAGCAATTAAATGATTATTTAAGGACACAGTTTGCAGCTTATAAATTGGTGACGATCAATAGTACGAAAGAGTCTATTCCATTTACTTTAAATTTAAGTGTAAAAGGAGTAAAATCAGCAGTATTTCAGAAGTCACTCGATGACAAAGGCATCTTTGTATCAACAAAATCAGCTTGTTCCGTACCGAATACGCCATCGCGTGCAGTTTATTCTGTATCTCATGATCGCAAAAATGCATTAGCATCATGGAGAATCAGTATGAGTCATTTGACAACAAAGGAAGAAATTGATGAGTTCCTAAAATGTTTTGACGCATGTTATAATGAACTTACTTAA
- a CDS encoding chaperonin yields the protein MSDYIVRATAANNQIRAFACTTREMVEHARAAHNTSPVATAALGRLLTAGAMMGSMMKSEKDLLTLQIQCSGPIKGLTVTADAKGDVKGYVYNPNVMLPPSEAGKLDVGKALDLGVLSVIKDMGLKEPYVGQTQLVTGEIAEDITYYFANSEQVPSSVALGVLMNKDNTVRQAGGFIIQLLPFAEDSVIDQLEAKIKEITSITSLLDQDMTPEMILEHVLGDFGLEIMDKMDTKFDCNCSKERVEKAIVSIGKKDIQEMIDDNKPIEVNCHFCNTNYEFSVDELKEIIKRSK from the coding sequence ATGTCAGATTATATCGTAAGAGCCACAGCGGCAAACAATCAAATTCGTGCATTTGCATGTACTACAAGAGAAATGGTAGAGCATGCAAGAGCAGCTCATAATACAAGCCCAGTCGCAACAGCAGCACTAGGAAGATTATTAACAGCAGGTGCAATGATGGGAAGTATGATGAAAAGTGAAAAAGATCTATTAACATTACAGATCCAATGTAGTGGTCCGATTAAAGGATTAACAGTAACAGCGGATGCAAAAGGTGATGTAAAAGGTTACGTATACAATCCAAATGTAATGCTTCCTCCAAGTGAAGCAGGTAAATTAGATGTAGGTAAAGCCTTAGATCTAGGTGTGTTAAGTGTAATCAAAGATATGGGATTAAAAGAACCATATGTAGGACAAACACAATTAGTAACTGGAGAGATCGCAGAAGATATCACTTATTACTTTGCCAATAGTGAACAGGTACCTTCAAGTGTAGCATTAGGCGTTCTAATGAACAAAGATAATACAGTTCGTCAAGCGGGCGGATTCATCATTCAATTACTTCCATTTGCAGAAGATTCTGTTATCGATCAATTAGAAGCGAAGATTAAAGAGATTACATCTATCACAAGTCTATTAGACCAAGATATGACACCAGAAATGATCCTAGAACACGTATTAGGTGATTTTGGTTTAGAGATCATGGACAAAATGGACACAAAATTCGATTGCAATTGTTCGAAAGAAAGAGTAGAAAAAGCAATTGTAAGCATTGGGAAAAAAGATATCCAAGAAATGATCGACGACAACAAACCAATCGAAGTAAACTGTCATTTCTGTAATACAAACTACGAATTTAGCGTAGATGAATTAAAAGAAATTATTAAAAGAAGCAAATAA
- a CDS encoding methyltransferase — protein sequence MEAYSGFAQVYDAFMDNIPYDKWSDYVVSLFDKYGVKEGLVLDLGCGTGSITECLAKRGFDMIGIDNAEEMLTIAMEKKEELEEASLGENDRRKNTLYLLQDMREFELYGTVAAVVSICDSMNYIMEEEDLLEVFHLVNNYLDPKGLFVFDMNTEYKYANILANNTIAENREDCSFIWDNYYYPEEKANEYDLTLYVRDDEDETIFRRFDETHYQRAYSIDTVKRLLEEAGMEFVACYDAFTMEPPKDNSERVYFVAREKRQEDKLYIEQ from the coding sequence ATGGAAGCATATTCAGGATTTGCACAAGTCTACGATGCGTTTATGGATAATATTCCATATGATAAGTGGAGTGACTATGTGGTAAGTTTGTTTGATAAATATGGTGTGAAGGAAGGTCTTGTACTTGATCTCGGATGTGGGACAGGCAGTATAACAGAGTGTCTTGCAAAACGTGGTTTTGATATGATCGGTATCGATAACGCAGAAGAGATGCTTACAATTGCCATGGAGAAGAAGGAAGAATTAGAAGAAGCTTCTTTAGGCGAGAATGATAGACGTAAAAATACGTTATACTTATTACAGGACATGAGAGAGTTCGAACTATATGGAACAGTAGCTGCCGTAGTTAGTATCTGTGATAGCATGAACTATATCATGGAGGAAGAGGATTTATTAGAAGTATTCCATTTGGTTAACAATTATCTTGATCCAAAAGGATTATTTGTATTTGATATGAATACAGAATACAAATATGCTAATATTTTAGCTAACAACACAATTGCAGAGAACCGAGAAGATTGTAGTTTCATTTGGGACAACTACTACTATCCTGAGGAAAAAGCAAACGAATACGATTTAACTCTTTATGTTAGAGATGATGAAGATGAGACGATCTTCCGTCGTTTTGATGAAACGCATTACCAAAGAGCTTATTCCATCGATACCGTAAAACGTTTATTAGAAGAAGCAGGAATGGAATTCGTTGCTTGTTATGATGCGTTTACGATGGAGCCGCCAAAGGATAACAGCGAACGTGTTTATTTTGTAGCAAGAGAAAAGAGACAAGAAGATAAATTATATATAGAGCAATAA
- a CDS encoding small acid-soluble spore protein → MTKKKEEKPIDFSKLRPEELVKYEIAKELGLFDKVMDSGWKSLSAKETGRIGGLITKRKRERKKMHEQQENKTAEQTS, encoded by the coding sequence ATGACAAAGAAAAAAGAAGAAAAGCCAATCGACTTTTCTAAATTAAGACCGGAAGAGCTAGTAAAATATGAGATTGCAAAGGAATTAGGCCTTTTTGATAAAGTAATGGATTCTGGATGGAAAAGTCTATCTGCCAAAGAAACCGGACGTATTGGCGGTCTGATCACCAAGAGAAAAAGAGAACGTAAGAAGATGCATGAACAACAAGAGAATAAAACTGCTGAACAAACCTCTTAA
- a CDS encoding acetyltransferase GNAT family protein, with translation MRKYGLDYYEKQSDVVDTEIMKNNRITFSILAAILKNQPDRVYTDHKRIIICQSCRPFPVWVWTVETITADEKQQIAECLHVEFPVEEGYTYNMSHQLADQLQRNPVFDHKLKIQFILFSFRCDRVLMSNDHCEGAMRKACNKDIDVLTQYKYEFETEALGSEPDREQCKRSVQQKIENGTFFVWENQEHEITSMASIVLDDGMAKFSNVYAVPRFRRKGYTFNLMRSVTQIILEKGLVPVLYTNADYPASNGCYKKVGYQQVGSLCTIGA, from the coding sequence ATGAGAAAGTATGGATTGGATTATTATGAGAAACAAAGTGACGTGGTTGATACTGAAATTATGAAGAATAATAGGATCACATTTTCCATTTTAGCAGCTATTTTAAAGAATCAGCCAGACCGAGTTTATACGGATCATAAAAGAATTATTATCTGTCAATCGTGCAGACCTTTTCCAGTATGGGTGTGGACAGTAGAAACGATTACAGCAGACGAGAAGCAGCAAATCGCTGAGTGCTTACATGTAGAATTCCCAGTTGAAGAAGGATATACATATAATATGTCACATCAATTAGCAGATCAGCTACAAAGAAACCCTGTATTTGATCATAAGCTAAAGATTCAGTTTATTCTATTTTCATTTCGATGTGATCGTGTCTTAATGAGCAATGATCATTGTGAAGGAGCTATGAGAAAAGCTTGTAATAAGGACATTGATGTACTAACTCAATATAAATATGAATTTGAAACAGAGGCACTTGGAAGTGAACCTGATCGAGAGCAATGCAAAAGGTCCGTGCAACAGAAGATAGAGAATGGAACATTTTTTGTATGGGAGAACCAAGAGCATGAAATCACCTCTATGGCATCAATCGTATTAGATGATGGGATGGCGAAATTCTCTAATGTTTATGCAGTGCCTAGATTCAGGAGAAAGGGTTATACCTTTAATTTAATGCGTTCGGTCACACAAATTATTTTGGAGAAAGGCTTAGTACCGGTCCTTTATACGAATGCGGATTACCCAGCATCCAATGGATGTTACAAAAAGGTTGGATATCAACAGGTCGGAAGTCTTTGTACGATAGGAGCATAG
- a CDS encoding glutamate synthase [NADPH] small chain: MDYLMSEAARCLKCKNARCKSNCPISTEIPDVIRLFEEGKMHEAGKILFDNNPLSAVCAIVCPHEDQCKGNCIRGLKGEPISFCEIERYVSEEYLKELTIEKEPDNGKNIAIVGSGPAGITVAMLLAKKGYRVTIFELRDQIGGVLTYGIPEFRLPRTIVKELEEKMIQLGVKIKPNTLVGPVITLDKLMADGYDAIFIGTGVWSPKTLNIKGETLGHAIYAIDYLKNPSVYRLGQRVCVIGAGNVAMDASRSAKYYGASDVQVCYRRGEEDMTATKAEIKEAKEEGVVFNLYKSPVEITEEGVIFVSTRKVEKEDGRMGLETIPGSEELFPCDNVIIAVSQSPQNNIVSTSPELETKYGLLITDQVGHTTKEGVFACGDVVSGAKTVIQAVVAAKIVANSMDEYCQNLTK; the protein is encoded by the coding sequence ATGGATTATTTAATGAGTGAAGCAGCTCGCTGCTTAAAATGCAAAAATGCTAGATGTAAGAGTAATTGTCCGATCAGTACAGAGATTCCGGATGTGATTCGACTATTTGAAGAAGGTAAAATGCATGAAGCAGGTAAAATACTTTTTGATAATAATCCGTTATCGGCAGTTTGTGCAATTGTATGTCCTCACGAGGATCAATGTAAGGGAAATTGTATTCGTGGATTAAAGGGAGAACCAATCAGTTTCTGTGAAATTGAACGTTACGTATCGGAAGAGTATTTAAAGGAACTTACAATTGAGAAAGAACCAGATAATGGTAAAAATATTGCCATCGTTGGTTCAGGCCCTGCGGGTATTACGGTTGCAATGTTACTTGCGAAAAAAGGATATCGTGTTACGATCTTTGAATTAAGAGATCAAATTGGTGGTGTTTTAACTTATGGTATTCCAGAATTTAGATTACCAAGGACGATCGTTAAGGAATTAGAAGAGAAGATGATCCAGCTTGGGGTAAAGATCAAGCCAAATACCTTAGTTGGTCCAGTCATCACCTTAGATAAGCTTATGGCAGATGGTTATGATGCAATTTTCATCGGTACAGGCGTATGGAGTCCTAAGACATTAAATATCAAAGGGGAAACATTAGGCCATGCAATTTATGCTATTGATTATCTAAAAAATCCATCGGTATATCGTCTAGGTCAACGCGTCTGTGTCATCGGAGCTGGTAATGTAGCAATGGATGCGTCCAGATCAGCAAAATATTATGGTGCTTCTGACGTCCAAGTATGTTATCGTCGTGGAGAAGAAGATATGACTGCAACCAAGGCAGAGATCAAGGAAGCGAAAGAAGAAGGTGTTGTCTTCAATCTCTATAAGAGTCCGGTTGAAATCACAGAAGAAGGAGTTATTTTCGTATCTACTAGAAAAGTGGAAAAAGAAGATGGCAGAATGGGACTTGAGACAATTCCAGGTTCAGAAGAATTATTCCCATGTGATAATGTGATCATTGCAGTTAGCCAGTCTCCACAAAATAATATTGTATCTACAAGTCCAGAATTAGAAACAAAATATGGTTTATTAATTACAGATCAAGTAGGACATACAACCAAAGAAGGTGTATTTGCCTGTGGTGATGTTGTTAGTGGTGCTAAGACTGTAATTCAGGCAGTTGTAGCAGCGAAGATCGTAGCAAACAGCATGGATGAATACTGTCAGAACTTAACGAAGTAA